From Terriglobia bacterium, one genomic window encodes:
- a CDS encoding GHMP kinase yields the protein MLIESVAPTRVDLAGGTVDIWPLYLFHENACTVNFAIDQFARCKIRTRRDRKIVLKSIDGKRSARFNSLEELKGDRVLPLLSRLILEFAPKRGLEMTTRCMAPAGSGLGGSSALNIAICGALKALTGSKLSKPAIQSLAKNVEAQVIDIPTGEQDYFPPLYGGALCMHLTARGIRVERIPISLTQLESHLILCFTGEPRYSAINNWEMFKRHVNGDRSTFAKFETIVQSAVRMREALLAGDFEAISGALADEWRHRKHLAPRITTPVMETLTRIARQEGATAAKVCGAGGGGCMVFAVPPERKRPVQHALHAAGGRVINFRIVKQGLKVKVS from the coding sequence ATGCTTATTGAATCCGTGGCTCCGACCCGTGTCGACCTCGCGGGAGGCACCGTCGACATCTGGCCTCTTTATCTGTTCCATGAAAACGCCTGCACCGTCAATTTTGCCATCGACCAATTCGCCCGCTGCAAGATCCGTACCCGGCGGGACCGGAAGATCGTTCTGAAATCCATCGATGGGAAGAGATCGGCGCGCTTCAACTCCCTTGAGGAGTTGAAAGGCGATCGCGTGTTGCCTTTGCTTTCACGGCTGATCCTCGAGTTTGCCCCGAAGAGGGGTCTGGAGATGACCACCCGCTGCATGGCTCCTGCCGGTTCGGGACTGGGCGGCTCGTCGGCGCTGAACATAGCCATCTGCGGGGCCCTGAAGGCGCTTACCGGGTCTAAACTGAGCAAACCGGCCATTCAATCGCTCGCCAAGAACGTGGAGGCCCAGGTGATCGATATCCCGACAGGTGAACAGGATTATTTTCCGCCTCTTTACGGCGGCGCTTTGTGCATGCACCTGACGGCACGCGGGATTCGCGTCGAAAGGATTCCGATCAGCCTTACGCAACTCGAGAGCCATCTCATTTTGTGTTTCACGGGAGAGCCGCGGTATTCAGCCATCAACAACTGGGAGATGTTCAAGCGGCATGTGAACGGAGATCGATCCACTTTTGCCAAGTTTGAAACCATTGTTCAGAGCGCAGTGCGAATGCGGGAGGCGCTCCTTGCGGGCGATTTCGAGGCCATCAGTGGCGCCCTGGCGGACGAATGGCGCCATCGCAAGCACCTGGCTCCCCGCATCACCACTCCGGTCATGGAAACACTGACGCGCATCGCGCGACAGGAAGGAGCGACCGCCGCCAAGGTGTGCGGTGCCGGCGGTGGTGGTTGCATGGTGTTTGCAGTTCCACCCGAGCGCAAGCGTCCGGTCCAGCACGCGCTCCACGCGGCAGGTGGCAGGGTCATTAATTTCCGGATTGTAAAACAGGGATTGAAGGTAAAAGTGTCGTAG
- a CDS encoding DUF4442 domain-containing protein has product MPESVKTKLWRWAFNFHPTYRSTGAWVKYLAHDFRELRVELPLSWRTRNYVGTLFGGSIYSAVDPFYMIMLIKTLGPEFVVWDKAAAIRFKKPGRGTLYARFVLSDEELSTIRRESQHLESLDRVYEIQLTDAEGRVCAVVEKTIYIRRKQNDSTA; this is encoded by the coding sequence ATGCCTGAATCAGTTAAGACCAAACTGTGGCGCTGGGCCTTCAACTTTCATCCCACCTACCGCAGTACTGGAGCATGGGTCAAGTACCTTGCCCATGATTTCCGTGAACTGCGCGTCGAACTTCCGCTGTCCTGGCGGACTCGAAATTACGTGGGGACCCTCTTTGGAGGAAGCATCTACTCTGCGGTCGATCCCTTCTACATGATCATGCTTATCAAAACGCTCGGTCCAGAATTTGTCGTTTGGGACAAGGCGGCGGCCATCCGGTTCAAGAAACCCGGGCGAGGGACCCTGTATGCAAGGTTTGTTCTGAGCGATGAGGAGCTCAGTACCATCCGCCGCGAATCTCAGCACTTGGAGTCCCTCGATCGAGTGTATGAGATCCAACTTACCGATGCTGAAGGGAGGGTCTGTGCTGTCGTGGAGAAAACGATTTACATTCGGCGAAAACAAAACGATTCCACGGCGTGA
- a CDS encoding anaerobic glycerol-3-phosphate dehydrogenase subunit C, producing MKSSEQIQKDLKQLVKGDVRFDDVTRTLFATAACIYRIMPLGVVSPRDAEDVVRVVQYCHEERVPITGRGGGSSLAGQAVGAGIILDFPRYMHSIVRIEPEENRVTAQPGIIFGELNKALAPHGKFFAPDPSSGDFCVVGGMLGTNAAGPHTLKYGTTKDHVLEISTVLHNGELATLKRYARESAEFKDLLSRDTEEARIHKQIIGLIEPNRRLIADRTPNLSKNSCGYNLREVISNGSIDLTKVLVGSEGTLGLVTEAVLHLEDLPAVRGCALAYFDDWRKASAAVVEVNRSSPSACEVMDRTFVDIVRAAKPTLRHLLLPDTEAMLLIEFEAATHEELHARVLDLTHLLKNQTKLASEVLPACEPAEQQELWAVRKAALPILFKANPRRKPMNFIDDAAVEPIKLWNYIFGLREIFKRYDVEGVLYGHAGNGNIHVNPLMDPHSAQFVDQLKGMSDEAFDLAIKLGGTISAEHGDGILRAPYIRREYQDDFYDLLVQTKRIFDPLSILNPGKIITEDTQIPTHNLRFTNDYELTGTHFDEPEWRLEIEKCHGCGACQNYCPVAKATHWEESSARAKANLLMAVIRGEIDPERLATDELKTVADLCFNCKLCLTECPTAVDVPRLAIAARSFYVEKHGMPLKNWMLGKAELTSRLGSLLPGLTNFMNHNSLNRAILDATVGIDHRRDMPEFRHPFQAGQGYITSLGGALRRHKVVYFPGCFARFNDPEGEAAATVTVLEKNDCDVYIPDQRCCSIALFTMGAAEAARADVEFNIRILIPLVEAGFVIVASAPSCGLAIKEDWPQLMKNDAAQKIAANTYDIHQFLWKLYQDGELNTCFGKLDYEMVYHNACHLKTQGVELEPIELMRLVPGVRVKEIKDSCCGIAGTYGFKKENFDLSMEIGNLLFDEIKKTGVKTVTTSCGTCNIQVKQGTQLNVIHPMRVLKEAYEKAE from the coding sequence ATGAAATCCTCGGAGCAGATTCAAAAAGACCTGAAACAACTTGTCAAAGGCGACGTGCGCTTCGATGACGTGACGCGGACGCTGTTCGCCACGGCGGCGTGCATTTACCGGATCATGCCGCTGGGTGTGGTGTCGCCGCGGGATGCCGAGGACGTGGTTCGCGTGGTGCAATATTGCCATGAGGAAAGAGTTCCCATTACGGGCCGGGGAGGGGGGAGCTCGCTGGCGGGGCAAGCGGTTGGAGCAGGGATCATCCTCGACTTTCCGCGGTACATGCATTCGATTGTAAGAATCGAGCCGGAAGAAAATCGCGTGACCGCTCAGCCGGGAATTATTTTCGGCGAATTGAACAAGGCCCTTGCACCGCACGGGAAGTTTTTTGCTCCGGACCCCTCCAGCGGCGATTTTTGTGTGGTGGGAGGCATGCTGGGAACCAACGCCGCCGGCCCCCACACCCTGAAGTATGGGACGACGAAAGATCATGTTCTGGAAATCTCCACCGTCCTTCACAACGGGGAGTTGGCCACCCTGAAAAGGTATGCGCGGGAATCGGCGGAATTCAAGGACCTCCTGTCACGCGACACCGAAGAAGCTCGAATCCACAAACAGATCATCGGCCTCATCGAGCCGAATCGCCGGCTGATTGCGGACCGCACCCCGAATCTGTCGAAAAACTCCTGCGGCTATAATTTACGCGAAGTGATCTCCAATGGCTCGATTGACCTCACCAAGGTGCTTGTGGGTTCGGAGGGCACGCTGGGATTGGTCACCGAGGCCGTCCTGCATCTGGAGGATCTTCCTGCGGTCAGGGGATGTGCCCTGGCTTACTTCGATGATTGGCGCAAGGCCAGCGCCGCCGTGGTAGAGGTCAATCGTTCGAGTCCCTCCGCCTGTGAGGTGATGGATCGAACTTTCGTCGATATCGTGCGCGCGGCTAAGCCGACCCTGCGGCATCTTCTTCTCCCAGACACGGAGGCCATGCTCCTCATTGAATTCGAAGCCGCGACCCACGAAGAATTGCACGCCAGGGTGCTGGACCTGACCCACTTGCTCAAAAATCAAACAAAGTTAGCCTCCGAAGTTCTCCCCGCCTGTGAACCTGCCGAGCAACAGGAATTGTGGGCGGTCCGTAAGGCGGCGTTGCCGATCCTCTTCAAGGCCAATCCCAGGCGGAAGCCGATGAATTTCATCGACGATGCAGCGGTCGAGCCCATCAAGTTGTGGAATTACATCTTTGGTTTGCGCGAGATTTTCAAGCGGTACGACGTCGAGGGGGTGCTGTATGGACACGCCGGGAACGGCAACATCCACGTCAATCCCTTGATGGACCCCCACAGCGCGCAATTTGTGGATCAGCTCAAGGGCATGTCCGACGAAGCCTTTGATTTGGCCATCAAACTGGGCGGAACCATCTCGGCTGAACATGGCGACGGCATCCTGCGCGCGCCCTACATCCGTCGGGAATACCAGGATGATTTTTATGATCTGCTGGTTCAGACGAAACGTATTTTCGATCCCTTGAGCATCCTGAATCCCGGCAAGATCATCACCGAAGACACCCAAATCCCAACTCACAATCTCCGTTTTACGAACGATTACGAGCTGACCGGGACCCACTTTGATGAACCCGAGTGGAGACTCGAAATCGAGAAATGTCATGGCTGCGGGGCCTGCCAGAATTATTGTCCCGTCGCCAAGGCGACCCACTGGGAAGAATCCAGTGCCCGCGCCAAGGCAAACCTGTTGATGGCGGTGATCCGCGGGGAAATCGATCCGGAACGTCTCGCCACCGATGAGTTGAAGACCGTGGCGGACCTGTGCTTCAATTGCAAACTGTGTCTGACTGAGTGCCCAACCGCAGTCGATGTCCCCAGGCTGGCCATCGCCGCTCGAAGTTTCTATGTGGAAAAGCATGGGATGCCATTGAAGAACTGGATGCTGGGCAAGGCCGAATTGACATCCAGATTGGGCTCCCTCCTCCCCGGCCTCACGAACTTCATGAACCATAACTCGCTGAACCGCGCCATCCTTGACGCGACCGTTGGCATCGACCACCGCCGCGACATGCCGGAGTTCAGACATCCTTTCCAGGCGGGACAAGGTTACATCACCTCGCTCGGGGGCGCCCTCCGCCGTCACAAGGTGGTCTATTTCCCGGGCTGCTTTGCGCGCTTTAATGATCCCGAGGGGGAGGCGGCAGCGACGGTGACCGTACTCGAGAAGAACGATTGCGATGTCTACATCCCCGATCAACGGTGTTGTTCCATCGCGTTGTTCACAATGGGCGCTGCCGAAGCGGCCCGTGCGGACGTGGAATTCAACATCCGCATATTGATTCCGCTGGTTGAAGCGGGATTCGTTATCGTGGCCTCAGCCCCGAGCTGCGGACTCGCCATCAAGGAAGACTGGCCACAGCTCATGAAAAATGATGCCGCGCAAAAGATCGCTGCCAACACCTACGACATCCACCAGTTTTTGTGGAAGCTCTATCAGGACGGAGAGCTCAATACCTGCTTCGGCAAGCTGGACTACGAAATGGTCTATCACAATGCCTGCCATTTGAAAACCCAGGGCGTGGAGTTGGAGCCGATTGAACTGATGCGTCTGGTCCCGGGTGTGAGGGTGAAGGAAATCAAGGACAGTTGCTGCGGGATCGCCGGGACCTACGGTTTCAAGAAAGAGAACTTTGATCTCTCGATGGAGATCGGAAATTTATTGTTTGATGAAATCAAAAAGACGGGCGTCAAGACGGTGACGACCTCCTGCGGCACCTGCAACATTCAGGTGAAGCAGGGCACGCAGCTCAATGTCATCCATCCGATGCGCGTTTTGAAGGAAGCCTACGAAAAGGCGGAATGA